One Brachyhypopomus gauderio isolate BG-103 chromosome 15, BGAUD_0.2, whole genome shotgun sequence genomic region harbors:
- the sfr1 gene encoding swi5-dependent recombination DNA repair protein 1 homolog isoform X1: protein MEKTPVRLKLESQTSVTSVSGVGKSMSATLKDRLKRSRRSFTSPLSVVKRLKVDEDELPHTLKKDTNHARPADKGGDQGIRNEDMKDHKDFLNTFGSDPPHPSSEVLQHREQLKKDVKEKAETLRRLRMVKMYRSKNDLAQLQGLIDKWRRCAQAVLYELQTELPTDARKACLSQLIDHFGLEDRILHFNRTEEDFTNN from the exons ATGGAAAAAACTCCAGTGAGGCTGAAGTTGGAGAGTCAAACGTCCGTTAcaagtgtctctggtgtgggtaag TCGATGAGTGCCACGCTGAAGGACAGATTAAAACGATCACGGCGCTCCTTTACCTCCCCACTCAGTGTGGTTAAGAGGCTCAAAGTGGACGAGGATGAGTTACCACACACTTTGAAAAAGGATACGAACCATGCCAGGCCTGCAGACAAGGGAGGTGATCAGGGCATCAGAAATGAggacatgaaagatcataaagactttttaaatacatttgggTCTGACCCACCTCATCCCTCAAGTGAAGTACTTCAGCATCGAGAGCAATTAAAGAAAGATGTTAAGGAGAAAGCAGAGACCTTACGAAGGCTCAGGATGGTAAAAATGTACAGAAGTAAG AATGACCTGGCACAGCTGCAAGGATTGATAGATAAGTGGAGGCGATGTGCTCAAGCAGTGCTCTATGAACTCCAAACTGAATTACCTACAGATGCCCGGAAAGCCTGTCTGTCTCAACTCATTGACCACTTTGGACTGGAAGACCGTATACTTCACTTTAATAGGACAGAAGAGGACTTCACAAACAACTGA
- the sfr1 gene encoding swi5-dependent recombination DNA repair protein 1 homolog isoform X2, which yields MSATLKDRLKRSRRSFTSPLSVVKRLKVDEDELPHTLKKDTNHARPADKGGDQGIRNEDMKDHKDFLNTFGSDPPHPSSEVLQHREQLKKDVKEKAETLRRLRMVKMYRSKNDLAQLQGLIDKWRRCAQAVLYELQTELPTDARKACLSQLIDHFGLEDRILHFNRTEEDFTNN from the exons ATGAGTGCCACGCTGAAGGACAGATTAAAACGATCACGGCGCTCCTTTACCTCCCCACTCAGTGTGGTTAAGAGGCTCAAAGTGGACGAGGATGAGTTACCACACACTTTGAAAAAGGATACGAACCATGCCAGGCCTGCAGACAAGGGAGGTGATCAGGGCATCAGAAATGAggacatgaaagatcataaagactttttaaatacatttgggTCTGACCCACCTCATCCCTCAAGTGAAGTACTTCAGCATCGAGAGCAATTAAAGAAAGATGTTAAGGAGAAAGCAGAGACCTTACGAAGGCTCAGGATGGTAAAAATGTACAGAAGTAAG AATGACCTGGCACAGCTGCAAGGATTGATAGATAAGTGGAGGCGATGTGCTCAAGCAGTGCTCTATGAACTCCAAACTGAATTACCTACAGATGCCCGGAAAGCCTGTCTGTCTCAACTCATTGACCACTTTGGACTGGAAGACCGTATACTTCACTTTAATAGGACAGAAGAGGACTTCACAAACAACTGA